The following proteins are encoded in a genomic region of Variovorax paradoxus:
- the urtB gene encoding urea ABC transporter permease subunit UrtB codes for MLLMASAAHALTADEAKAIASGESESRITALNKAVLTADDKTAAFIQAMSEDAVKYTEDKVFVMKDDKGYDPVTGTELKVPDTAEDVVNNNLMRGALDAAQAALKLTSKDDAVRAEAAQALFKEPDESRVPMVEKALAAETNPAIKAQLQLVRAASMLTSADKARRLAAAKELGANRSPDTKLLLNQRLADETETDVKAAIVASIASIDGSLVWGDRINAVFSGISLGSVLLLAALGLAITYGLMGVINMAHGELMMIGAYATYVMQGIFQRYMPEAAFGWYLVAAIPVSFLASALVGAVLERGVIRFLYGRPLETLLATWGISLMLQQLVRTLFGAQNVGVENPGWMSGGFTMLSNVTLPWNRICIIIFAVLVLLAMGWLIGRTRLGLFVRGVTQNRPIASCMGVNTARIDTYAFALGSGIAGLAGCALSQIGNVGPDLGQSYIVDSFMVVVMGGVGQLAGTVYAALGLGILNKFIEGWAGAVLAKIAVLVFIIIFIQKRPQGIFAMKGRSAEA; via the coding sequence ATGCTGCTCATGGCATCGGCCGCTCACGCGTTGACCGCCGACGAAGCCAAGGCCATTGCCTCCGGCGAATCCGAATCCCGCATCACCGCGCTCAACAAGGCCGTGCTCACGGCCGACGACAAGACGGCCGCCTTCATCCAGGCCATGTCGGAAGACGCGGTCAAGTACACCGAAGACAAGGTCTTCGTGATGAAGGACGACAAAGGCTACGACCCCGTGACCGGCACTGAACTGAAAGTGCCCGACACCGCGGAAGACGTAGTCAACAACAACCTCATGCGCGGGGCGCTCGATGCCGCGCAAGCCGCGCTCAAGCTCACGAGCAAGGACGACGCGGTGCGCGCCGAAGCCGCGCAAGCGCTCTTCAAGGAGCCCGACGAATCGCGCGTGCCCATGGTCGAGAAGGCACTGGCCGCCGAGACCAATCCCGCGATCAAGGCGCAGCTGCAACTCGTGCGCGCCGCCAGCATGCTCACCAGCGCCGACAAGGCCAGGCGCCTGGCCGCGGCCAAGGAGCTTGGCGCCAACCGCAGCCCCGACACCAAGCTGCTGCTCAACCAGCGCCTCGCCGACGAAACCGAGACCGACGTCAAAGCCGCCATCGTCGCTTCCATTGCCAGCATCGACGGCTCGCTGGTCTGGGGCGACCGCATCAACGCGGTGTTCAGCGGCATCAGCCTGGGCTCGGTGCTGCTGCTCGCCGCGCTGGGCCTGGCCATCACTTACGGCCTGATGGGCGTCATCAACATGGCGCACGGCGAGCTGATGATGATCGGCGCCTATGCCACTTACGTGATGCAGGGCATCTTCCAGCGCTACATGCCCGAGGCGGCTTTCGGCTGGTACCTGGTCGCGGCCATTCCTGTGTCCTTTCTTGCATCGGCGCTCGTGGGCGCGGTGCTCGAACGCGGCGTGATCCGTTTCCTCTACGGTCGGCCGCTCGAGACGCTGCTCGCCACCTGGGGCATCAGCCTGATGCTGCAGCAGCTCGTGCGCACGCTGTTCGGCGCGCAGAACGTCGGCGTCGAGAACCCCGGCTGGATGAGCGGGGGCTTCACGATGCTCAGCAACGTGACGCTACCCTGGAACCGCATCTGCATCATCATCTTCGCGGTGCTGGTGCTGCTCGCGATGGGTTGGCTCATCGGCCGCACGCGCCTCGGCCTGTTCGTGCGCGGCGTGACGCAGAACCGCCCGATCGCCTCGTGCATGGGCGTGAACACCGCGCGCATCGACACCTACGCGTTCGCGCTCGGCTCGGGCATTGCCGGCCTCGCGGGCTGCGCACTGAGCCAGATCGGCAACGTCGGCCCCGACCTGGGCCAGAGCTACATCGTCGACAGCTTCATGGTGGTGGTGATGGGCGGCGTCGGCCAGCTCGCGGGCACCGTGTATGCGGCGCTGGGGCTCGGCATTCTCAACAAGTTCATCGAAGGCTGGGCGGGCGCGGTGCTCGCGAAGATCGCGGTGCTTGTCTTCATCATCATCTTCATTCAAAAGAGACCTCAGGGCATCTTCGCCATGAAGGGCCGGAGCGCGGAAGCATGA